From the genome of Scytonema hofmannii PCC 7110, one region includes:
- a CDS encoding glycoside hydrolase family 65 protein — MLYLSNQTSQNNQQLIDSNGWNVIETEFNPAQLHHKETVFTTGNGYLGTRGTFEEGYPNELSATLIHGIYDDVAIATTELVNCPNWLTLVVNVEGERFRLDTGELIYYERRLDMRLGIVNREVRWRSPKGHTIDFHFERFANLADRHVLAIRCQITSQDFEGEVSVEIEFDPNPHNQGVKHWKTLNQGSADNIIWLHSQTLHSAMQLGIAAKLSVAGDFEDKVELSSPLPHSLTPSLPHSSISFHCSPQQTVIVEKIITVFTSRETETPIATALNRLAEVPSYSTLLAAHIAAWEKVWQDSDIVIEGDIKAQIAVRYNLFQLLAVAPRHDDRVSIPPKTLSGFPYRGHIFWDTDIFILPFMTLTQPALARNLLTYRYHTLEGARRKAKEAGYAGAMYAWESAATGDEVTPRWVPGPNGESIRIWCGDIEVHISTDVAYAVWHYWLHAGDDEWMRDRGAEIILDTATFWESRVEWNPEGNCYDIRDVIGPDENHDRVDNNAFTNLMVQWHLQSALALWDWLCQAYPDKSAQLKIKLNLEAERFEKWALIANKLYVNQDPHTGLMEQFEGFFQLEDVNLAEYEPRSKSMQGLLGIEATSQKQILKQPDVLMLMYLLRDRYDQKILQTNWNYYSPRTDHSYGSSLGPAIHAILACDLNQTTEAYTHFMRAALVDLEDVRRNAAEGIHAASAGGVWQAVIFGFGGVRMTQFGPVACPNLPQGWTRLKFRLNWRNEWYEFDLTSGDRVGETTVQEEQEAVLVEAA; from the coding sequence ATGCTTTACCTCTCAAATCAAACTAGCCAAAACAATCAACAGCTCATTGACTCCAATGGTTGGAATGTTATTGAAACTGAGTTCAACCCTGCTCAACTGCACCACAAAGAAACAGTCTTCACCACAGGTAATGGTTACTTGGGAACGCGGGGTACTTTTGAAGAAGGATATCCTAACGAATTAAGCGCAACACTCATTCACGGTATTTATGATGACGTTGCGATCGCGACTACAGAACTTGTGAACTGTCCCAACTGGCTCACTTTAGTTGTGAACGTAGAAGGAGAACGCTTTCGACTTGATACTGGTGAACTTATATATTATGAGCGTCGGTTGGATATGCGTTTGGGTATAGTTAATCGTGAAGTGCGGTGGCGTTCCCCAAAAGGTCACACCATAGACTTCCATTTTGAGAGGTTTGCCAATCTTGCAGATCGACACGTTTTAGCGATCAGATGTCAAATCACCTCACAAGACTTCGAGGGAGAAGTTTCTGTAGAAATTGAATTTGACCCCAATCCCCACAACCAAGGTGTCAAACACTGGAAAACCCTCAATCAAGGAAGTGCAGACAATATAATTTGGCTCCACAGCCAAACCCTCCATTCTGCAATGCAACTTGGCATCGCCGCTAAGCTTTCAGTAGCAGGGGATTTTGAAGACAAGGTAGAATTGTCCTCCCCCCTCCCTCACTCCCTCACTCCCTCACTTCCTCACTCCTCCATCTCCTTCCACTGTTCGCCACAACAAACGGTGATAGTAGAAAAAATTATCACCGTCTTTACGTCACGGGAAACAGAAACTCCTATAGCTACAGCCTTAAATAGATTGGCTGAAGTACCCAGTTACAGCACTTTGCTAGCTGCTCACATTGCAGCCTGGGAGAAAGTGTGGCAAGACAGCGATATTGTTATTGAAGGTGATATCAAAGCTCAGATTGCCGTTCGCTACAATCTGTTCCAGTTACTTGCTGTTGCACCCCGTCATGACGATCGCGTCAGCATCCCTCCAAAAACACTTTCTGGTTTTCCCTACAGGGGACATATTTTTTGGGACACAGACATTTTTATCCTTCCCTTCATGACTCTGACTCAACCTGCACTGGCGCGGAACTTGCTGACATATCGCTACCACACTCTTGAAGGAGCAAGACGCAAGGCAAAAGAAGCTGGATATGCAGGAGCCATGTATGCTTGGGAAAGTGCTGCAACTGGCGATGAAGTCACGCCTCGTTGGGTACCCGGTCCAAATGGTGAGTCCATCCGTATTTGGTGCGGTGATATTGAAGTGCATATCAGCACTGACGTAGCTTATGCTGTTTGGCACTACTGGTTGCACGCGGGTGATGATGAATGGATGCGCGATCGCGGTGCTGAAATAATTTTAGATACAGCTACGTTTTGGGAAAGTCGAGTTGAGTGGAACCCAGAGGGCAATTGTTATGATATCCGCGATGTCATTGGACCCGATGAAAATCACGATCGCGTAGATAATAACGCCTTTACCAATTTGATGGTGCAGTGGCATTTACAATCGGCTTTAGCTCTGTGGGATTGGTTGTGTCAAGCTTATCCTGACAAATCAGCACAATTAAAAATCAAACTTAATTTGGAAGCAGAACGGTTTGAAAAGTGGGCGTTGATTGCCAATAAACTCTATGTCAACCAAGATCCACACACTGGTTTGATGGAACAATTTGAGGGCTTCTTCCAACTAGAAGATGTCAATTTAGCTGAATACGAACCTCGGTCAAAATCAATGCAGGGTCTTTTGGGAATTGAAGCCACAAGTCAAAAGCAAATTCTCAAACAGCCAGATGTGTTGATGCTCATGTATTTATTGCGCGACCGCTACGACCAAAAAATATTGCAAACCAACTGGAACTACTACAGCCCCCGTACCGATCACAGCTACGGTTCTTCCCTTGGTCCTGCAATTCATGCCATTCTAGCTTGCGACTTGAATCAAACAACAGAAGCTTATACCCATTTTATGCGAGCAGCGTTAGTTGATTTAGAAGATGTGCGCCGTAACGCAGCTGAAGGAATTCATGCTGCAAGTGCGGGTGGAGTTTGGCAAGCAGTTATCTTTGGGTTTGGAGGCGTTCGCATGACTCAATTTGGTCCTGTTGCTTGTCCCAATCTTCCCCAAGGTTGGACTCGTCTCAAGTTTCGCTTGAACTGGCGCAATGAATGGTATGAGTTTGATTTAACGAGTGGCGATCGAGTTGGGGAAACAACGGTACAAGAAGAACAAGAAGCAGTCTTGGTAGAGGCTGCTTAA
- a CDS encoding ergothioneine biosynthesis protein EgtB: protein MISELSKSNLKETIYNAYHQCRSKTLTLFEDIDEVSFCQQAHADFSPVGWHLGHIAYTESFWLLERTAGFPCLFPQYRKLFAADGLPKTERVKLPSLEETRDYLETVRGKVLHYLEVANLEKQDRLWRFMLQHESQHSEIATFVLEILKREKGVGNGEWGVGIGDKEDKEVIQNPKSKIQNPKSPEMIEIPAGEFEMGNNSVDALDNERSAHRVYLDTYWIDRYPVTCGQYRVFMEAGGYQNSQWWSKAGWEWLQTEQVTQPLYWYSDRHQENHPVCGVSWYEAEAYSLFVGKRLPTEAEWEKAASWDTQFNRRLLYPWGNQEPMRQLCNHNSFNKGTTPIDAFPDGQSAYGLYDTLGNVWEWTSTWFDSYPGFQSYPYIGYSQVYFDQQHRVLKGGSWATRPWALRCSFRNWYYPHMRQILAGFRCARGL from the coding sequence GTGATATCAGAATTGAGCAAATCTAATTTAAAAGAAACAATTTATAACGCATACCATCAATGTCGCTCTAAAACCCTCACCTTATTTGAAGATATTGATGAAGTTAGCTTTTGTCAGCAAGCTCATGCGGACTTTAGCCCTGTTGGGTGGCATTTAGGGCATATTGCTTACACCGAGTCCTTTTGGCTGTTAGAACGCACGGCTGGTTTTCCCTGCTTATTTCCACAGTACCGAAAGTTGTTTGCAGCTGATGGCTTACCAAAAACAGAGCGAGTCAAATTACCCAGCTTAGAAGAAACTCGCGATTACTTAGAGACTGTTAGAGGCAAAGTTCTGCATTATTTGGAAGTTGCCAATTTAGAGAAGCAAGACCGTCTTTGGCGTTTTATGCTGCAGCACGAAAGTCAACACAGCGAAATTGCTACCTTTGTGTTGGAAATCCTGAAGAGAGAAAAGGGAGTGGGGAATGGTGAGTGGGGAGTGGGGATTGGAGACAAGGAGGACAAGGAAGTAATCCAAAATCCAAAATCCAAAATCCAAAATCCAAAATCCCCTGAAATGATTGAGATTCCTGCAGGCGAGTTTGAGATGGGAAACAACTCAGTGGATGCGCTAGATAATGAACGTTCAGCACATCGAGTTTATCTAGATACATATTGGATTGACCGCTATCCCGTGACTTGCGGGCAGTATCGGGTATTTATGGAGGCAGGAGGGTATCAAAATTCACAATGGTGGTCAAAAGCGGGTTGGGAATGGCTGCAAACAGAGCAAGTGACACAACCACTTTACTGGTATAGCGATCGCCATCAAGAAAATCACCCAGTTTGTGGTGTCAGTTGGTACGAAGCAGAAGCTTATTCACTGTTTGTAGGGAAACGATTACCAACTGAAGCAGAGTGGGAAAAGGCAGCTAGTTGGGATACCCAGTTTAATCGTCGTTTATTATACCCTTGGGGAAATCAAGAACCCATGCGACAACTTTGCAATCACAACAGTTTCAACAAAGGAACAACCCCTATAGATGCCTTTCCTGATGGGCAAAGTGCATATGGTTTGTACGATACTCTAGGTAATGTTTGGGAATGGACATCGACTTGGTTTGATAGTTATCCTGGTTTCCAAAGCTATCCGTATATAGGATATTCGCAAGTTTATTTTGATCAACAGCATCGCGTTTTAAAAGGTGGCAGTTGGGCAACACGCCCTTGGGCATTACGCTGTAGTTTTCGTAACTGGTATTATCCTCATATGCGCCAAATTCTTGCAGGATTTCGCTGTGCTCGTGGTTTGTAA
- a CDS encoding NYN domain-containing protein, with translation MLRSSSQAVLLVDGYNIIGAWPCLRKTRDKTGLEPARWELIEALTSYTAFQGYETQIVFDAQYQNGCSNRETITEHLSVYYTDFGQTADTYIEKLCASLRHQVAQSIISRVIVATSDRAQQLMIMGYGAEWLSAQQLCYEVEASVCRARQKYQPRKQSHKRFLANSIDDKARQRLAELRMGFTKS, from the coding sequence ATGCTGCGTTCCTCATCCCAAGCCGTCTTATTAGTAGACGGCTACAACATAATAGGCGCTTGGCCTTGTTTAAGGAAAACCCGCGATAAAACAGGCTTGGAACCTGCACGCTGGGAACTCATAGAAGCTTTGACCAGTTACACTGCGTTTCAAGGCTACGAAACCCAAATCGTGTTTGATGCTCAATACCAAAACGGTTGCAGCAACAGAGAAACGATTACCGAACATCTATCGGTTTATTATACTGATTTTGGGCAAACTGCAGACACATATATAGAAAAACTCTGTGCATCTTTAAGACATCAAGTGGCTCAATCTATTATATCTCGTGTGATTGTTGCCACATCAGACAGAGCACAGCAGTTAATGATCATGGGATACGGGGCAGAATGGCTGTCAGCACAGCAGTTGTGTTATGAGGTAGAAGCTAGCGTTTGTCGAGCGCGGCAGAAGTACCAACCCCGAAAACAATCTCACAAAAGATTTTTAGCAAACTCTATTGATGATAAAGCACGTCAACGATTGGCCGAATTGCGAATGGGGTTCACAAAATCTTGA
- the egtC gene encoding ergothioneine biosynthesis protein EgtC: MCRLLAYLGSPTSLEPLLYQPDHSLIVQSYKPREMLSGVVNADGFGVGWYHSRQETEPFIYKNTLPIWNDINLPSLSRYVESGCAIAYIRSATPGQALDFSNSQPFQYQNLLFIHNGRIDKFRQTLYRPIRSQLSDEIYKWIGGATDSEHIFALVLNQWLTHPGKSLEQALHTTLLKLTELAQSHQTYVLANIVISDGKRLIASRFGTQSPAPSLYWLCNDPTFPNSTIVASEPLFTGNWIPFEENSILSVGENCDIRIEQI; the protein is encoded by the coding sequence ATGTGCCGATTACTTGCTTATCTTGGTTCCCCCACTTCTCTAGAACCCCTATTATATCAACCCGACCATTCACTCATAGTTCAAAGCTATAAACCACGTGAAATGCTCTCTGGTGTGGTGAATGCCGATGGCTTTGGTGTTGGTTGGTATCATTCTCGCCAAGAGACCGAACCATTCATCTACAAAAATACACTACCGATTTGGAATGATATTAACCTACCAAGTCTCAGCCGTTACGTAGAATCCGGATGCGCGATCGCTTATATTCGCAGTGCTACCCCCGGTCAAGCATTAGATTTTAGTAACTCTCAGCCGTTTCAGTATCAGAATCTGTTATTTATTCACAATGGTCGAATTGACAAGTTCCGGCAAACGCTTTACAGACCCATACGCAGTCAGTTAAGTGATGAAATTTATAAATGGATTGGTGGAGCTACAGATTCAGAACATATTTTTGCTTTAGTGCTCAACCAGTGGTTAACTCATCCTGGTAAAAGTCTAGAGCAAGCTTTACACACAACATTGCTCAAGCTAACAGAGTTAGCCCAAAGCCATCAAACCTATGTCCTTGCCAATATCGTCATCAGTGATGGAAAACGCCTAATTGCGTCTCGCTTTGGCACACAATCACCTGCACCTTCCCTTTACTGGTTATGTAACGATCCAACTTTTCCCAACTCTACGATTGTTGCATCTGAACCGCTATTTACTGGTAACTGGATTCCTTTTGAAGAAAATAGCATCCTCAGCGTCGGAGAAAATTGTGATATCAGAATTGAGCAAATCTAA
- a CDS encoding MFS transporter — MVEATLVQQENAPSSVQHKVGHWVLLSTILASSMAFIDASALNVALPALQSNFGATGVELLWIVNAYLLMLAALILVGGSLGDRLGRKKVFAIGIR; from the coding sequence ATGGTCGAAGCAACGCTGGTTCAGCAGGAAAATGCACCAAGTTCTGTGCAACATAAAGTCGGGCATTGGGTGCTATTATCAACGATTCTTGCCTCAAGCATGGCTTTTATCGACGCTTCAGCGCTAAACGTCGCCCTCCCTGCTTTACAGAGCAATTTTGGAGCCACTGGTGTAGAACTGCTGTGGATTGTTAATGCCTACCTACTCATGCTCGCTGCTCTCATCTTAGTTGGCGGTTCGCTTGGCGATCGACTAGGGCGGAAAAAGGTGTTTGCAATTGGCATTAGGTAA